One stretch of Natronolimnobius baerhuensis DNA includes these proteins:
- a CDS encoding alpha/beta fold hydrolase, with product MPRATRDGVSLSYDHERADSDGSSETIVFLQGLGFGRWLWRWQRQALSDEYDIIAPDTRGTGRSDAGLPPLVSRLPRRLRNPLISRVAGYSLAGLAADLDAILQDAGVRHAHLVGADLGGLIAQEYALEYTRAASLTLIGSTHGGPDAAPMPEETREQLFGAPSGSDRETLRNRMRPAFSERFTNRNPHLMDRIIEWRREQDATGAARTAQAAALTGGSVSDRLPQLTVPTLVIHGTDDRVSPATNARLLAERIPNTQLELLEGGSHCVFIENDDHVATLIRTALEEGLEAATAVDDMASPRRT from the coding sequence ATGCCACGGGCGACGCGGGACGGCGTGTCTCTGTCCTACGACCACGAGCGTGCAGACAGCGACGGATCGAGCGAGACAATCGTCTTCCTGCAGGGGCTGGGATTCGGCCGCTGGCTGTGGCGCTGGCAGCGCCAGGCACTCAGCGACGAGTACGACATCATCGCACCAGATACGCGCGGGACGGGCCGGTCTGACGCGGGGCTTCCACCACTCGTTTCCCGACTCCCACGCCGCCTTCGGAACCCCCTCATTTCTCGAGTCGCGGGCTACTCGCTCGCCGGGTTAGCGGCCGATCTCGACGCTATCCTGCAGGATGCCGGCGTCCGACACGCCCACCTCGTCGGGGCCGACCTCGGCGGCCTGATCGCCCAGGAGTACGCCCTCGAGTATACGCGTGCGGCGTCGCTGACGCTCATCGGCTCGACACACGGCGGGCCGGACGCTGCGCCGATGCCTGAGGAAACCCGCGAGCAACTGTTCGGCGCGCCCTCGGGCTCAGATCGTGAGACGCTTCGCAATCGAATGCGCCCGGCCTTCTCCGAGCGGTTTACGAACCGGAATCCGCATCTGATGGATCGCATTATCGAATGGCGGCGCGAACAGGATGCGACCGGCGCGGCGCGGACGGCACAGGCAGCCGCCCTGACAGGCGGTTCCGTCAGCGACCGACTGCCACAGCTCACCGTTCCAACACTTGTTATCCACGGTACTGACGACCGCGTGAGTCCGGCAACGAACGCTCGCCTGCTCGCAGAACGTATTCCCAACACACAACTGGAACTGCTCGAGGGTGGGTCTCACTGTGTCTTCATCGAGAACGACGACCACGTCGCGACGCTCATCCGAACAGCACTCGAGGAGGGACTCGAGGCGGCCACTGCTGTCGATGACATGGCTTCGCCCCGACGCACATAG
- a CDS encoding PAS domain S-box protein: MSSTLTQPLSELALSVGAVATQSATTAGILAAYHDHLECDVVAIYTRTAASNGAVNYRRRAAVPASAPDHDAFQAVIARLPTNREDDERFRATLPLVDTVEDTQYYILELPGVGVLVLLAPERLSAGAIAALEPLNERVAGLVARSSDSVTASEDDGVGQPGRRHEPESYDQLRWIIDLFPQPVFVKDETGQYLVANEALAEMFGTTVEDIEGSTDDEVLASRTEVTRVQEHDMSVIEANKPIEITGERVTDAAGKRRVFDTTKVPYDTLDDGRRAVLGVANDVTERREREIELERNRDFLEKVQESASIGAWEVDHNAETLRWEDEVARITGYPLAYEPSITDTISLYHPEDRPTIEAAFETLMANGTPFDLELRIITTDDDVRWVRTRADPRYDDEESFIGARGIVQDIHERKARELELEQLKNRFERFAGAVRYGFTLIRPDYSEMLYQNPAAADVYGVSEDALRDDPLVWLESVHPDDRDRVEHWFETQEPATLDGTQKLEFRLDHPDRGRRWLLIRSHAVMDNGNVAHLASVTTDITERRRLEDELRASEDSLRRLVKIASDTDRSVGEKRSRLLALGCDYLDLPYGFLNRLEGDEWTLVDAEGTHPSLRVGGPAPAGRPCRRQPHGQESVVAIEDIRRDEGSVTSAEQRPFDCYLGSTVIVDGERYGTLCFADESPRTREFGPSERAFVELLVQWLGYELTGQKFERRLRELNETARELMATETPAEIAAVATESADDVLEIPETAIWAYDDRREALVPQAVAADEQMGINELPTFERTDRNGAGDESRGETLVWNAFNSGKRFVCDDSDTVLRTATDEPEIRSQLLLPLGTHGLLVAGSSDRSAFSETDRNLLEVLAATVEAALDRAEHEQLLRSARADLERSNQKLEEFAYAASHDMKEPLRSTANYLTLFEELYEPGETLDEAGCNLLEQAVAGTTRLRSMIDGLLEYSRVEAIAEWTDSVALETVVDRAILNLSVRVNETDGTVTRDSLPTVQGDSRLLVQLFQNLLDNGLKYSDADQPQVHVALVDEVAQSPDTVASETGTNVATDCYHLRVEDNGTGMDASAVARAFDVFERHGRRDDDGTGMGLPLCQRIVEHHGGAITIESEPGSGTAVNLWLPAAES; the protein is encoded by the coding sequence ATGAGTTCGACCCTGACACAGCCACTCTCCGAACTCGCACTCTCGGTCGGGGCTGTGGCCACCCAGTCTGCGACCACTGCCGGTATCCTAGCTGCGTACCACGACCACCTCGAGTGTGACGTCGTTGCCATCTACACGCGGACAGCCGCCTCAAACGGAGCCGTAAACTACCGTCGACGAGCCGCAGTCCCGGCGTCGGCACCTGATCACGACGCCTTTCAAGCCGTCATCGCTCGGTTGCCAACGAATCGCGAGGACGATGAGCGCTTCCGAGCGACCCTCCCCCTCGTCGACACCGTTGAGGACACGCAGTACTACATCCTCGAGTTGCCCGGCGTCGGCGTACTCGTGTTGCTCGCACCGGAGCGGCTGTCGGCCGGGGCGATAGCTGCACTCGAGCCGCTGAACGAACGGGTCGCCGGACTCGTCGCACGCTCGAGTGACTCAGTTACCGCGAGCGAGGACGACGGCGTTGGGCAACCGGGGAGACGCCACGAACCGGAGAGCTACGACCAACTCCGCTGGATTATCGATCTATTTCCCCAGCCCGTGTTCGTCAAGGACGAGACAGGGCAATACCTGGTCGCAAACGAGGCGCTCGCAGAGATGTTCGGAACGACTGTCGAGGACATTGAAGGGTCCACGGACGACGAAGTCCTTGCCTCACGAACCGAAGTGACTCGAGTTCAAGAACACGATATGTCGGTCATCGAGGCAAACAAGCCAATCGAGATCACGGGCGAACGCGTCACGGATGCGGCGGGAAAACGACGCGTCTTCGATACGACGAAAGTTCCCTACGACACCCTCGATGACGGCCGCCGTGCAGTCCTTGGCGTTGCAAACGACGTCACCGAGCGCCGCGAACGCGAAATCGAACTCGAGCGAAACCGGGATTTCCTCGAGAAGGTACAAGAGAGCGCCTCAATTGGGGCTTGGGAGGTCGATCACAACGCGGAGACGCTGCGCTGGGAAGACGAAGTGGCACGGATAACCGGCTACCCACTCGCGTACGAACCAAGTATCACAGACACGATTTCGCTGTATCATCCCGAGGATCGGCCGACAATCGAAGCAGCGTTCGAGACGCTCATGGCCAACGGGACGCCGTTTGACCTCGAGTTACGGATCATCACGACCGACGACGACGTTCGCTGGGTTCGAACCCGGGCAGATCCGCGATACGACGACGAGGAATCGTTTATCGGCGCACGCGGGATCGTTCAGGACATCCACGAGCGCAAAGCGCGCGAACTCGAACTCGAGCAACTCAAGAATCGGTTCGAACGGTTCGCTGGCGCAGTCAGATACGGGTTCACGTTGATCCGCCCGGACTACTCGGAAATGCTGTATCAGAACCCGGCAGCGGCCGACGTGTATGGCGTCTCCGAGGACGCCCTCCGCGACGATCCGTTAGTGTGGCTCGAGTCCGTCCATCCCGACGACCGCGACCGCGTGGAACACTGGTTCGAGACCCAAGAGCCAGCGACGCTCGATGGCACACAGAAACTCGAGTTTCGGCTCGACCATCCCGACCGTGGCCGCCGATGGCTGTTGATCCGCTCACATGCAGTCATGGACAACGGGAACGTTGCCCACCTCGCGAGCGTGACGACCGACATTACCGAGCGCCGGCGACTCGAGGACGAACTCCGGGCGAGCGAAGACTCACTCCGTCGGCTGGTCAAAATCGCCTCGGATACGGATCGGTCCGTCGGGGAGAAACGCTCGCGATTACTGGCACTTGGCTGTGACTATCTCGACCTCCCATACGGGTTTTTGAACCGACTCGAGGGCGACGAGTGGACGCTTGTCGATGCCGAGGGGACACATCCGTCGCTTCGGGTTGGCGGACCGGCACCGGCAGGCAGGCCATGTCGCCGACAGCCCCACGGACAGGAGAGTGTCGTCGCAATCGAGGATATTCGACGTGACGAGGGGAGTGTGACGAGTGCCGAGCAACGGCCATTCGACTGCTATCTCGGCTCGACAGTGATCGTCGACGGCGAGCGATACGGGACGCTCTGTTTCGCCGACGAGTCACCGCGAACACGTGAGTTTGGCCCCAGCGAGCGCGCGTTCGTCGAACTGCTCGTGCAGTGGCTCGGCTACGAACTCACCGGGCAGAAGTTCGAACGACGGCTCCGGGAACTCAACGAGACCGCGCGGGAACTGATGGCCACCGAGACACCGGCCGAAATCGCCGCCGTCGCCACCGAGAGTGCAGACGATGTCCTCGAGATTCCCGAGACAGCCATCTGGGCGTACGACGACAGACGGGAGGCACTCGTTCCGCAAGCGGTAGCTGCGGACGAGCAGATGGGAATTAACGAGTTGCCGACGTTCGAACGAACCGACAGGAACGGTGCGGGCGACGAAAGTCGAGGCGAGACACTCGTCTGGAACGCGTTCAACTCCGGCAAGCGATTCGTCTGTGATGACAGCGACACCGTGTTGCGCACAGCAACCGACGAGCCGGAAATTCGCTCGCAACTCCTGCTCCCGCTTGGCACCCACGGCTTACTCGTTGCCGGCTCGAGCGACCGCTCGGCGTTCTCCGAAACCGACCGGAACCTCCTCGAGGTCCTCGCAGCGACCGTCGAAGCAGCGCTGGATCGAGCCGAACACGAACAGCTCCTGCGGAGCGCGCGAGCAGACCTCGAGCGCTCGAACCAGAAACTCGAGGAGTTCGCCTACGCTGCCTCACACGACATGAAAGAGCCGCTGCGCTCGACGGCAAACTACCTCACGCTGTTCGAAGAACTCTACGAACCCGGAGAGACGCTCGACGAAGCGGGATGCAACCTCCTCGAGCAGGCAGTCGCGGGAACCACTCGCCTGCGCTCGATGATCGACGGCCTGTTGGAGTACTCACGGGTCGAAGCTATCGCAGAGTGGACGGACTCCGTCGCACTCGAGACGGTTGTCGATCGGGCAATTCTCAACCTCTCCGTTCGGGTGAACGAAACCGACGGAACGGTGACTCGAGACTCGCTGCCGACCGTTCAGGGCGACAGCAGGCTGTTGGTCCAACTGTTTCAGAACCTGCTCGATAACGGGTTGAAGTACAGCGATGCGGACCAGCCACAGGTCCACGTCGCGCTCGTCGATGAGGTGGCACAATCGCCCGACACCGTCGCGAGCGAGACTGGGACGAATGTTGCAACCGACTGCTATCACCTCCGCGTCGAAGACAACGGCACTGGAATGGACGCGAGTGCCGTCGCTCGAGCGTTCGACGTGTTCGAGCGCCATGGCCGACGAGACGACGACGGCACAGGCATGGGCCTGCCGCTGTGTCAGCGTATCGTCGAACATCACGGCGGCGCAATAACAATTGAGTCAGAACCCGGCAGTGGAACGGCGGTGAACCTCTGGTTGCCGGCAGCCGAGTCATGA
- a CDS encoding winged helix-turn-helix transcriptional regulator, translating into MTDTDPAESVARSLLGTKWKPRVIHALATTSRLGFGDLQRELEGVSSKVLAANLDDLLEHDVITRDVVRENPRRVEYELTAAGHDLYAILESMAEWDERYVEGEGFPRVLLADDDHRLLEMYTLWLSADYDVVTANNGREALTLLDDSIAVAILDRNMPELTGEEVATAIRESGQTTPLAFLTAAQVSPTDVSLPADRLLRKPVRKDELRAAIEDVRALTDQSPIGRAVDARRHRLEFVEHHLGSSVTGTDAYEQARTELEAIEEERAADLEKRQPWRRYLAAGIATSAGETEPDSPGDSNARE; encoded by the coding sequence ATGACCGACACCGACCCAGCGGAATCAGTCGCGCGGTCGCTTCTCGGCACCAAGTGGAAACCGCGCGTCATCCACGCGCTCGCAACCACCTCGAGACTGGGTTTTGGCGATCTCCAGCGCGAACTCGAGGGCGTCTCGAGTAAGGTTCTCGCAGCCAATCTCGATGACTTGCTCGAACACGACGTCATTACGCGCGACGTTGTCCGCGAGAACCCGCGCCGGGTTGAGTACGAACTCACCGCTGCCGGCCACGACCTGTACGCGATCCTCGAGTCGATGGCCGAGTGGGACGAGCGATACGTCGAGGGGGAGGGGTTCCCACGCGTGTTGCTGGCCGACGACGATCACCGACTGCTCGAGATGTACACGCTGTGGCTTTCGGCTGACTACGACGTGGTGACGGCGAACAACGGCCGCGAAGCACTCACGCTGCTCGATGACTCGATTGCGGTTGCGATACTCGACCGGAACATGCCAGAACTGACTGGTGAGGAAGTCGCGACAGCCATCAGAGAGAGCGGCCAGACGACACCACTTGCGTTTCTCACGGCAGCACAGGTTTCGCCCACTGACGTCTCGTTGCCCGCTGACCGCCTGCTTCGAAAGCCAGTGCGCAAAGACGAACTCCGCGCTGCAATCGAGGACGTACGTGCACTCACTGACCAGTCACCAATTGGGCGGGCAGTCGACGCACGACGACACCGCCTCGAGTTCGTCGAACACCATCTCGGATCGAGCGTCACCGGGACCGATGCCTACGAACAGGCACGCACAGAACTCGAGGCCATCGAAGAGGAACGGGCGGCTGATCTCGAGAAACGCCAGCCGTGGCGGCGATATCTTGCAGCGGGGATCGCAACCAGTGCCGGCGAGACCGAACCGGACTCTCCAGGTGACTCGAATGCGAGGGAGTAA
- a CDS encoding response regulator, whose translation MRGSNPNTATDSAFPETLSNVVYVEDSDDDAAMIELVATQTGCVDTLERAHNVETALEILEVIEAGERDRPSVLLVDINLGDGSGITVVHRARATFSRTALPIVVFSGSDSETDVKQAYAAGANLYVVKPMRFREFRRRLVSACRFLAVTAARPQRHY comes from the coding sequence ATGCGAGGGAGTAATCCAAACACAGCGACAGACAGCGCGTTTCCAGAAACGCTCTCCAACGTCGTTTACGTCGAAGACAGTGACGACGATGCGGCGATGATCGAACTCGTTGCCACCCAGACCGGGTGTGTGGACACCCTCGAGCGAGCCCACAACGTCGAAACTGCACTCGAAATACTCGAGGTGATTGAAGCCGGTGAGCGTGACCGGCCGAGCGTGCTCCTTGTCGATATTAACCTCGGTGATGGCTCGGGAATCACCGTCGTGCACCGAGCCAGAGCAACGTTCTCGCGGACGGCGCTCCCTATCGTCGTCTTCAGCGGCTCTGACTCGGAAACGGATGTCAAGCAGGCATACGCCGCGGGAGCGAATCTGTACGTCGTCAAACCGATGCGGTTCAGGGAGTTTCGCCGGCGGCTGGTCAGTGCGTGTCGATTCCTGGCTGTGACAGCCGCCCGTCCGCAACGCCACTACTGA
- a CDS encoding DUF2334 domain-containing protein encodes MSDVTEHVCERCRSDSLAPEHIVEHDCGHVAPSDAFADRCVKCGHETEDDTLRSVGTAAHCLACGHRTVTDLESAAPAGDGPEPVTFPTLPSPDDHWAWMPARFLPESGAMRQFMTSILVVLVLISGVAGALSVSPLLESEPEPVSVEQSWEEYDSVVIFRNDDIQPWYLPDELRAVNQVFIDEDVPVTLGVIPMVEGEAPLTDDEQTCAYLRSLEADHPGQFEMALHGYTHEPVTDFYGASEFGDLSADEQRERLAAGEEILADCVDSPSSTFIPPMNTYDETTVEVLADANYTTVSGGEWFTADYFDEPGRFDEGGLVHVPENTAMENWSAYADEDAAADSGNNETADATDVPLQDLESLTNQFDESHAENGVQVVMLHYQYFTTEEDLELLESLIQHMKGEDTAFLTLEQFALGLEQGTLEETDDGWRVLEPLSDAGDETASTDAAAERSNGNFRDLIATAQRGLHR; translated from the coding sequence ATGAGTGATGTCACGGAACACGTCTGCGAGCGGTGTCGGTCCGACTCGCTCGCACCCGAACACATTGTCGAACACGACTGTGGACACGTCGCACCCAGCGATGCGTTTGCTGACCGCTGTGTCAAGTGCGGCCACGAAACCGAGGACGACACGCTCCGGTCGGTCGGGACGGCCGCTCACTGTCTCGCGTGTGGCCACCGAACGGTAACCGACCTCGAGTCGGCGGCACCCGCCGGAGACGGTCCGGAGCCGGTGACGTTCCCGACACTGCCGTCGCCGGATGACCACTGGGCGTGGATGCCAGCACGGTTCCTGCCCGAATCCGGGGCGATGCGACAGTTTATGACCTCGATTCTCGTCGTGCTGGTTCTGATTTCCGGAGTTGCCGGTGCATTGTCGGTCTCGCCGCTCCTCGAGAGCGAACCGGAGCCAGTCTCGGTCGAGCAGTCCTGGGAGGAGTACGACTCAGTCGTCATCTTCAGGAACGACGACATCCAGCCGTGGTACCTCCCCGATGAACTTCGGGCGGTCAACCAGGTGTTCATCGACGAGGACGTGCCGGTCACGCTCGGTGTCATCCCGATGGTCGAAGGCGAGGCTCCACTGACCGACGACGAACAAACCTGTGCGTACCTCCGCTCGCTCGAGGCGGACCATCCCGGGCAGTTCGAGATGGCGTTGCACGGCTACACGCACGAGCCCGTCACGGATTTCTACGGCGCGAGCGAGTTCGGCGACCTCTCGGCTGACGAGCAACGCGAGCGACTCGCTGCAGGCGAGGAAATCCTCGCTGACTGCGTCGACTCGCCGTCTTCGACGTTCATCCCGCCGATGAACACCTACGACGAGACGACCGTCGAGGTCCTCGCGGATGCCAACTACACGACAGTCTCCGGCGGCGAGTGGTTCACCGCTGACTACTTCGACGAACCCGGCCGATTCGACGAGGGTGGGCTCGTTCACGTCCCCGAGAACACGGCGATGGAGAACTGGAGCGCCTACGCGGACGAGGACGCTGCAGCCGACTCCGGCAACAACGAAACTGCCGACGCAACCGACGTCCCACTCCAGGATCTCGAGTCGCTGACCAATCAGTTCGATGAGTCCCACGCCGAGAACGGCGTTCAGGTCGTGATGCTTCACTACCAGTACTTCACGACCGAGGAGGACCTCGAGTTGCTCGAGTCGCTCATCCAGCACATGAAGGGTGAGGACACCGCTTTCCTCACGCTCGAGCAGTTCGCGCTCGGTCTCGAGCAGGGCACGCTCGAGGAGACCGACGACGGCTGGCGCGTCCTCGAGCCGCTCTCGGACGCCGGCGATGAAACGGCGTCCACCGACGCGGCCGCGGAGCGCTCGAACGGTAATTTCCGCGACCTGATCGCGACCGCACAGCGAGGCCTGCACCGATGA
- a CDS encoding HalOD1 output domain-containing protein, translated as MSSTDDTTDSSDGHDGTYITTVDPTGPERVSDAVISSVATVCETEPTRLEPLYDAIDPDALNALVSHAHRVGSEGTHELWFVYEGHDIGVRTDGEIHVCERTEAN; from the coding sequence ATGTCCTCCACCGACGACACGACGGATTCGAGTGACGGCCACGATGGCACGTATATTACGACGGTCGACCCCACCGGACCCGAACGTGTAAGCGACGCCGTCATCTCGAGCGTTGCCACAGTCTGTGAGACAGAGCCAACGCGTCTCGAGCCACTCTATGATGCAATCGACCCTGACGCACTCAATGCACTCGTTTCTCACGCTCACCGAGTTGGCAGCGAAGGCACTCACGAACTGTGGTTCGTCTACGAAGGACACGATATTGGCGTCCGAACTGACGGCGAGATTCACGTTTGCGAGCGCACGGAAGCGAACTGA
- a CDS encoding hybrid sensor histidine kinase/response regulator: protein MVADRQATQRVLLVEDDDADAQLYRTMLQQLQADSFTAMYTPSVAVEHVETLEAALSTLRADSGSIDVVLLDLNLSDSVAFATLEAVLEAEADVAVVVLTGIDDGSLGLEAVERGAQDFLVKDHVTPRVLTRTVTYAIERKRQTLELEQKRRELAVLNWLVRHEIRDDAAVVLGWAGELDPDGPAEERIISRIAEAGDHIVELTESVGAMVQALEESTAPLKSIDLRDVLEEEIERLEERHDGISVALEAENATRVRADRFLNVVVRNVLTNAVVHDDTGSPELTVTVQGDEPDPEDSADSSDAMVCLEVSDTGPGIPAAERRTVTDPGKSGQNGGTGLGLYLVRTFVERYGGHLEIKDNQPRGTTVRIWLERAAYPP, encoded by the coding sequence ATGGTCGCGGATCGCCAGGCGACACAGCGGGTCCTGCTCGTCGAAGACGACGACGCCGATGCACAGCTGTATCGAACGATGCTCCAGCAACTGCAAGCCGATTCATTCACCGCGATGTACACCCCGTCGGTCGCCGTCGAACACGTCGAAACGCTTGAGGCTGCACTCTCCACGCTTCGGGCGGATTCCGGGTCGATAGACGTCGTCCTCCTCGATCTGAACTTATCCGATTCTGTGGCGTTTGCGACGCTCGAGGCCGTCCTCGAGGCGGAGGCGGACGTTGCTGTAGTCGTCCTAACGGGGATCGATGACGGCTCGCTTGGACTCGAGGCCGTCGAGCGAGGCGCACAGGACTTTCTCGTCAAAGATCACGTCACACCGCGGGTGTTGACCCGGACAGTCACGTACGCCATCGAGCGCAAGCGCCAAACGCTCGAACTCGAGCAAAAGCGCCGGGAACTCGCGGTGTTGAACTGGCTTGTCCGCCACGAAATCAGAGACGACGCTGCCGTCGTCCTCGGCTGGGCGGGCGAACTCGACCCCGACGGACCCGCCGAAGAGCGAATCATCTCGCGAATCGCCGAGGCCGGCGACCACATCGTCGAACTAACTGAATCCGTCGGTGCGATGGTCCAGGCACTTGAGGAGTCCACGGCTCCCCTCAAGTCAATCGACCTCCGGGACGTTCTCGAGGAGGAAATCGAACGGCTCGAGGAGCGCCACGACGGCATCAGCGTGGCTCTCGAAGCGGAAAATGCGACGCGAGTTCGTGCCGACCGATTTCTCAACGTCGTCGTTCGAAACGTGCTGACGAACGCTGTCGTCCACGATGATACGGGGTCGCCCGAACTCACAGTGACCGTACAGGGGGACGAACCCGACCCTGAGGACTCCGCCGACTCGAGCGACGCCATGGTCTGTCTCGAGGTGAGCGATACCGGCCCTGGGATTCCGGCAGCAGAACGTCGCACCGTCACCGATCCCGGCAAGTCCGGTCAGAACGGCGGAACCGGCCTCGGACTGTATCTCGTCCGAACGTTCGTCGAGCGCTACGGCGGCCACCTCGAGATCAAGGACAACCAGCCCCGCGGGACGACCGTTCGAATCTGGCTCGAACGAGCGGCGTACCCACCGTAA
- a CDS encoding helix-turn-helix domain-containing protein, whose translation MATLVEFSVSTEQFPFGTLFGTIPGVSVELERLVPTTESLFPYVWIRGASSSEAEAALKAAPETAGFTQIDDLGTDGILYRTAWNPDIDGILEAIVDSSVTLLSATGKRDQWLFRLRVSSHGALSEFRRRCQDRGIEIEVARVQPLQPTDRTDGLTPAQFEALELAYRRGYFDEPRRATLDELASELEITRQSLAGRLKRGHRNLLAGLFDLTQAADRLQESPS comes from the coding sequence ATGGCGACCCTCGTCGAGTTTTCTGTCTCCACGGAGCAATTTCCCTTTGGAACGCTGTTTGGAACCATTCCGGGCGTGTCGGTCGAACTCGAGCGCCTCGTGCCGACGACCGAGTCACTGTTTCCGTACGTCTGGATCCGCGGGGCCAGTAGCTCCGAGGCAGAGGCTGCACTCAAGGCAGCGCCTGAGACGGCCGGATTTACGCAAATTGACGATCTTGGCACCGATGGCATCCTGTATCGCACCGCCTGGAACCCTGACATTGATGGCATTCTCGAGGCCATCGTCGACTCGAGCGTGACGCTTCTGTCCGCAACTGGCAAGCGAGATCAGTGGCTGTTTCGGCTCCGGGTTAGCAGCCACGGCGCACTCAGTGAGTTCCGCAGGCGCTGTCAGGACCGTGGCATCGAGATCGAGGTCGCTCGCGTCCAGCCACTCCAGCCAACCGACCGAACCGATGGCCTCACTCCCGCACAGTTCGAAGCGCTCGAGTTGGCGTATCGGCGGGGCTACTTCGATGAGCCACGGCGGGCAACACTCGACGAACTCGCGAGCGAACTCGAGATCACGCGCCAGTCACTTGCGGGGCGACTCAAACGTGGCCATCGAAACCTGTTGGCCGGGCTGTTCGACCTGACGCAGGCGGCTGATCGGCTCCAGGAGTCACCGTCGTAA
- a CDS encoding DNA polymerase sliding clamp — protein MFKAIVSAETLTSALDSISVLVDECKIHLEEDGLEIRAVDPANVGMVDLSLDAAAFESYEADGGLIGVDLSRLEDIAGMAESGQLIQLELDEETRKLHIQIDGLEYTLALIDPDSIRQEPDIPDLDLPAEVILEGKDVNRSVTAADMVSDHIALGVEEGEEYFYVDAEGDTDDVHLELTQEDLIDLQLGPAHSLFSLDYLKDMNKAIPSDTEVTLALGEEFPVKIYFGFSEGKGQVTYMLAPRIQSD, from the coding sequence ATGTTCAAGGCCATCGTGAGCGCAGAAACGCTCACCAGCGCGCTCGATTCGATCAGCGTGCTGGTCGACGAGTGTAAGATCCACCTCGAGGAAGACGGACTCGAAATTCGGGCCGTCGATCCCGCCAACGTTGGGATGGTCGATCTCTCGCTCGACGCGGCTGCGTTCGAATCGTACGAAGCCGACGGCGGACTGATCGGCGTCGACCTTTCGCGACTCGAGGACATCGCAGGGATGGCCGAATCCGGCCAGCTCATCCAACTCGAACTCGACGAAGAGACACGCAAACTCCACATCCAGATCGACGGGCTCGAGTACACCCTCGCGCTGATCGACCCCGATTCGATCCGCCAGGAACCCGACATTCCGGATCTGGACCTGCCCGCCGAGGTCATCCTCGAGGGCAAAGACGTCAACCGCTCCGTGACGGCAGCCGATATGGTTTCGGACCACATCGCACTGGGCGTCGAGGAAGGCGAGGAGTACTTCTATGTCGATGCAGAGGGCGACACCGACGATGTCCACCTCGAACTCACACAAGAGGATCTGATCGACCTGCAGCTTGGGCCTGCCCACTCGCTGTTCTCGCTTGACTATCTCAAGGACATGAACAAGGCGATTCCCTCTGACACCGAAGTGACGCTCGCACTCGGCGAGGAGTTCCCCGTCAAAATCTACTTCGGCTTCAGTGAAGGGAAAGGACAGGTCACCTACATGCTCGCGCCGCGGATCCAGAGCGACTGA